A window of the Listeria swaminathanii genome harbors these coding sequences:
- a CDS encoding PTS fructose transporter subunit IIC produces MFKKIGSELKKHVLTGISYMIPLVIAGAVIMAIARVGGSFFGITDIWDAKYADSANSLISLLHSLDGFGGLALGMMFPVIAAFIGYSISDKLALAPGLVGGLLARDIGAGFLGALAAGLIAGYTCLLIKKYVKLPKAAASIVPVFLVPVFGTLITVLIINYVVGIPFADLNTALENWLNGMSGSNQILMAAIIGAMVGFDLGGPVNKAAVTTAMALLTSGIYAPNTAAQVAIIIPPLGLGLATLIAKRKYNTEMREAGKSSLIMGLVGISEGAIPFAVESPLKVIPATVLGSAVGGALAVGLGAINQAPISGFYGWFTVENWPVYILAIAVGTLIVAGMSVALRKTSAGEEIAGSSYDDEIDEAEWEA; encoded by the coding sequence ATGTTTAAGAAAATTGGGAGTGAACTAAAGAAACATGTTTTAACAGGTATTTCATATATGATTCCGCTCGTTATCGCGGGTGCCGTAATTATGGCAATTGCGCGGGTTGGCGGTTCGTTTTTCGGGATTACAGATATTTGGGACGCGAAATATGCAGATAGTGCCAATAGCTTAATTTCGTTATTACACAGTTTAGATGGTTTTGGTGGCTTGGCACTAGGAATGATGTTCCCGGTTATTGCCGCATTTATTGGTTATTCCATTTCGGACAAATTAGCACTGGCACCAGGTCTTGTTGGTGGTTTGCTGGCACGTGACATCGGCGCTGGTTTCCTTGGGGCACTTGCAGCTGGTTTAATCGCTGGTTACACATGTCTATTGATTAAAAAATACGTGAAACTGCCAAAAGCGGCGGCTTCTATTGTACCAGTCTTTTTAGTACCAGTTTTTGGCACACTTATTACCGTTCTTATTATTAATTATGTTGTTGGTATTCCTTTTGCAGATTTAAATACAGCCCTTGAAAATTGGTTAAATGGTATGTCTGGATCAAACCAAATTCTAATGGCGGCTATTATTGGCGCGATGGTTGGTTTTGACTTAGGCGGACCTGTAAACAAAGCAGCTGTAACAACGGCGATGGCACTTTTAACAAGTGGAATTTATGCACCGAATACAGCGGCGCAAGTAGCAATCATCATCCCGCCACTTGGTCTTGGTTTAGCAACATTAATCGCAAAACGTAAATACAATACAGAAATGCGTGAAGCAGGGAAATCCTCGCTTATTATGGGACTTGTTGGGATTAGTGAAGGGGCAATTCCTTTCGCAGTAGAATCTCCGCTTAAAGTTATTCCGGCAACTGTACTTGGTTCTGCTGTCGGCGGCGCACTTGCGGTAGGTCTTGGCGCAATTAACCAAGCTCCAATCAGTGGTTTTTACGGCTGGTTCACTGTAGAAAATTGGCCAGTTTACATTCTAGCAATTGCAGTCGGAACACTCATCGTTGCGGGAATGTCAGTCGCTTTACGTAAAACAAGTGCTGGTGAAGAAATCGCTGGCTCTAGCTACGATGACGAAATTGACGAAGCAGAATGGGAAGCTTAA
- a CDS encoding alpha-mannosidase: MVKAHIVNHTHWDREWYFTSADALVLSEQLFTEVIDELKKHPEANFVLDGQLSILDDYVALYPEKLADIKQLIADEQLFIGPWFTQTDAFFAHSESILRNAMIGIFDSKKYGDYMKIGYLPDTFGFNAQMPTLLEHAGFDNVIFWRGLHLGEHVDSPYFKWQGLGEDTSIYAINMPQGYGTGMLLEPTSAYVDGRLDPAIDFIEKYSKTTEVLIPSGNDQLNIISNFAEKLAEINKMGRHDYQLSTYQDFIQYVRELPDLEEYRGEFRSPVLARVHKTIGSSRMNIKLKSASLEQKLLTRIEPLLVIAKASGISISERLLMHTWKKLLEGQAHDSLAGCVSDPVAEDILHRMKEADELCDSIENTIVKKIADDLMLEANEILVFNTDLHDFDGFKEIQVVTEHKNIHFPAFPDATIVQEEFIPSRENVLEETPAGNRFIEEPGYYVLQVRVKVELPGLGYHVIAFEENDRELDSMIASNDVAIANDFYKITFENGEIALEKANGERTTSFITLEDDVNAGDTYDYSPLAGDIAELFTFSEAKTEKSSEVERLILTGKNDFPLDRLTKEGQGELQIELILELKKGSELLDVKIEVDNQIKNHRLRLKVNTGVKTDYNIASLPFGYIERKPVVPANWQETYSEMPIDIEPLEQSVTLTNEAESCTIFTRGVKEYQQLDQHLALTLLATTGQLGKPDLAYRPGRASGDTTKKGHVLIETAGAQLLGKHEFSLAIYLGDQAFDEHKTAERTKAFNQANVSYQRQPFNHFLHRLDNKIQKTERRLGAKQTLGMLNLPKEYLVSACHPSYYSADKYIIRLENPTNTPQKLALSDMSFEYVNAIEEVVANDNNTIPAYGAVTLRLDI; this comes from the coding sequence ATGGTTAAAGCACATATTGTGAACCATACGCATTGGGACCGAGAGTGGTATTTCACCTCGGCCGATGCACTGGTTCTAAGTGAACAACTTTTTACAGAAGTGATTGACGAATTAAAAAAGCACCCAGAAGCAAACTTTGTACTTGATGGACAATTGTCGATTTTAGACGATTATGTCGCACTGTATCCGGAAAAATTAGCGGATATTAAACAGCTGATTGCGGATGAGCAACTTTTCATTGGTCCATGGTTTACGCAAACAGATGCCTTTTTCGCGCACAGTGAGTCGATTTTGCGCAATGCGATGATTGGAATTTTTGATAGCAAAAAATACGGCGACTATATGAAAATTGGTTATTTGCCGGATACATTTGGTTTTAATGCGCAAATGCCGACTTTGCTTGAGCACGCTGGATTTGATAATGTGATTTTCTGGCGCGGGCTTCATTTAGGCGAGCATGTCGATTCTCCGTATTTTAAATGGCAAGGACTTGGCGAGGATACTTCTATTTATGCGATTAATATGCCACAAGGTTACGGCACGGGGATGCTACTTGAGCCAACATCGGCATACGTGGATGGTCGCCTTGATCCGGCAATTGATTTTATTGAAAAATATAGCAAAACGACCGAAGTATTAATTCCATCTGGGAATGATCAGCTGAATATTATTAGTAATTTTGCAGAAAAACTGGCGGAAATCAACAAGATGGGGCGCCATGATTATCAACTTAGCACCTATCAAGATTTTATTCAATATGTAAGAGAGTTGCCCGATTTAGAAGAATATCGCGGTGAGTTTAGGAGTCCAGTTTTGGCACGAGTGCATAAAACCATTGGCTCAAGCCGTATGAATATTAAGCTAAAAAGCGCGTCACTCGAGCAAAAACTGCTAACACGTATTGAGCCGCTGCTTGTTATTGCTAAGGCATCCGGTATTTCCATCAGCGAGCGTTTACTAATGCATACGTGGAAAAAATTGCTTGAAGGTCAAGCGCACGATAGTTTGGCGGGTTGCGTTTCTGATCCTGTTGCTGAAGATATTTTGCACCGGATGAAAGAAGCTGACGAGCTGTGCGATAGTATCGAAAACACGATTGTGAAGAAAATTGCCGATGATTTGATGCTTGAGGCGAATGAAATTTTAGTTTTTAATACCGATTTACATGATTTTGATGGATTTAAAGAAATTCAAGTAGTTACTGAACATAAAAACATCCATTTCCCAGCATTTCCAGATGCGACGATTGTCCAAGAAGAATTCATCCCATCGCGTGAAAATGTGCTAGAAGAAACGCCAGCTGGGAACCGATTTATTGAAGAACCTGGTTATTATGTGCTTCAAGTGCGTGTCAAAGTGGAGTTACCAGGGCTAGGTTACCACGTGATTGCTTTTGAAGAGAATGACCGCGAACTGGATTCGATGATTGCTTCCAATGATGTGGCAATCGCGAATGATTTCTACAAAATCACTTTTGAAAATGGCGAAATCGCGCTTGAAAAAGCAAATGGCGAGCGTACAACTTCCTTTATTACGCTAGAAGATGATGTGAATGCGGGAGATACGTATGATTATTCACCGTTAGCCGGAGATATCGCGGAATTATTCACTTTTTCCGAAGCAAAAACGGAGAAATCGAGTGAAGTTGAACGTTTAATTTTAACTGGAAAGAACGATTTCCCGTTAGACCGTTTGACAAAAGAAGGTCAAGGCGAGTTACAAATTGAGCTGATTTTAGAACTGAAAAAAGGTAGCGAACTGCTAGATGTTAAAATCGAAGTGGACAACCAAATCAAAAACCACCGATTACGCTTGAAAGTAAACACAGGCGTGAAAACAGATTACAACATCGCGTCGCTTCCATTCGGATACATTGAAAGGAAGCCAGTCGTACCAGCGAATTGGCAAGAAACATACAGCGAAATGCCAATTGATATCGAGCCGTTAGAACAAAGCGTGACGCTAACAAATGAAGCAGAAAGCTGCACCATTTTCACACGCGGCGTCAAAGAATATCAACAGTTGGATCAACATTTAGCACTAACGCTACTCGCAACAACCGGCCAACTTGGGAAACCTGATTTAGCTTACCGTCCAGGCCGAGCATCAGGTGACACAACGAAAAAAGGCCACGTGCTCATCGAAACAGCAGGTGCGCAACTACTTGGCAAACATGAATTCTCACTTGCCATCTATCTAGGCGACCAAGCTTTCGACGAACATAAAACAGCTGAACGAACAAAAGCGTTCAACCAAGCAAACGTGTCCTACCAGCGTCAACCGTTCAACCACTTTTTACACCGTTTAGACAATAAAATCCAGAAAACAGAACGAAGATTAGGCGCGAAGCAAACGTTAGGTATGTTGAATTTGCCGAAAGAATACTTAGTTTCAGCGTGCCACCCGTCCTACTACTCAGCAGATAAATACATTATCCGCCTGGAAAACCCAACTAACACACCACAAAAGTTGGCACTCTCGGATATGTCATTTGAGTATGTGAATGCTATCGAAGAAGTTGTCGCAAATGACAACAACACGATTCCAGCATATGGCGCTGTTACGTTGCGATTAGATATATAG
- a CDS encoding DapH/DapD/GlmU-related protein — protein MMIQDLQKRIVGKEILQGSNLSNEIHEVKQNNEQLIVELNTKYHSKKEITKCLSEIIGKPVDSSVDVSLPFYSDFGKHITFGKNIFINLNVTFVDLGGITIDDNVLIGPGARLVTVNHLVSPKKRRGLRVAPIYVKKNAWIGANATILSGVTIGENAIVAADATVTRDVPANVVVAGSPAKQIRKIIEE, from the coding sequence ATAATGATACAAGATTTACAGAAAAGAATTGTCGGTAAAGAAATTCTGCAAGGATCAAATCTTTCAAATGAAATTCATGAGGTAAAGCAAAACAACGAACAATTAATCGTCGAACTAAATACCAAATATCATTCAAAAAAAGAAATAACGAAATGCCTCAGTGAAATCATCGGAAAACCTGTGGACTCTTCTGTTGATGTCTCACTTCCTTTTTATAGCGACTTCGGGAAACATATTACTTTTGGAAAAAATATCTTTATCAATTTAAATGTAACTTTCGTAGATTTGGGCGGGATTACGATTGATGATAATGTTTTAATTGGCCCGGGAGCAAGACTTGTGACCGTTAACCATTTAGTCAGCCCTAAAAAAAGACGTGGACTACGGGTAGCCCCAATTTATGTGAAGAAAAACGCCTGGATTGGCGCAAATGCGACGATATTATCAGGGGTAACAATTGGTGAAAATGCCATCGTTGCTGCGGATGCTACCGTCACAAGAGATGTCCCAGCAAACGTTGTCGTCGCCGGAAGCCCCGCCAAACAAATTCGTAAAATTATTGAGGAATAA
- a CDS encoding SDR family oxidoreductase: protein MTIKNKVIIITGASSGIGEATAFLLAEKGAKLVLAARRVEKLEKIVQTIKASSGEAIFAKTDVTKREDNKKLVKLAIETYGKVDAIFLNAGIMPNSPLSALKEDEWEQMIDINIKGVLNGIAAVLPSFIAQKSGHIIATSSVAGLKAYPGGAVYGATKWAVRDLMEVLRMESAQEGTNIRTATIYPAAINTELLETITDKETEQGMTNLYKQYGITPDRIASIVAYAIDQPEDVNVNEFTVGPTSQPW, encoded by the coding sequence ATGACAATCAAAAATAAAGTAATTATTATAACCGGAGCATCATCCGGAATTGGTGAAGCAACAGCTTTCCTTTTAGCTGAAAAAGGGGCGAAATTAGTTCTTGCTGCTCGTCGCGTTGAAAAGCTGGAAAAAATTGTTCAAACCATTAAAGCGAGTTCAGGTGAAGCAATTTTTGCCAAAACGGATGTAACAAAACGTGAAGATAATAAGAAATTAGTAAAATTAGCGATTGAAACATACGGAAAAGTGGATGCAATCTTTTTAAATGCGGGAATAATGCCGAATTCGCCATTATCGGCTTTAAAAGAAGACGAATGGGAGCAAATGATTGATATCAATATTAAAGGTGTGCTAAATGGAATTGCGGCTGTGCTGCCTTCTTTCATCGCTCAAAAATCCGGACACATCATCGCAACTTCTTCTGTAGCAGGATTAAAAGCATATCCCGGCGGTGCTGTATATGGCGCGACTAAATGGGCAGTCCGTGACCTAATGGAAGTATTACGAATGGAGTCAGCCCAAGAAGGAACCAACATCCGCACCGCGACCATTTATCCAGCAGCCATCAATACGGAATTACTAGAAACGATTACAGATAAAGAAACCGAGCAAGGAATGACCAATTTATATAAACAATATGGCATCACACCTGATCGTATCGCGAGCATTGTTGCTTATGCCATTGACCAACCCGAAGACGTAAACGTAAATGAATTCACAGTAGGCCCAACTAGTCAACCGTGGTAA
- a CDS encoding LysR family transcriptional regulator codes for MELRVLNYFLTVAREKTISKAAEVLHLSQPTLSKQLKELEEELGITLFIRGNRAITLTEDGVYLANRAKEILSLVELTTSNLLQNETISGKITIGAGETRGFEFIGSVIHQLREIHPEITFQLHSGNADDVLEKIEHGLLDFGLVINPVEMQAYEYLQLSLVDRWGVLVNTAHPLAQKKVITPGDIQKNPIMASNQSFVDNQLASWLGEHFEQLNVIGRYNLLYNASLLAKENIASILCIDGIINTDNTNLKFIPFSPPLTAGISIVWKKNPTFSSAAKEFLRLIEKEMTK; via the coding sequence ATGGAATTACGTGTGTTAAATTATTTTTTAACTGTTGCTCGTGAAAAAACGATTAGTAAAGCGGCGGAAGTACTTCATCTTTCTCAGCCAACGCTTTCTAAACAATTGAAGGAACTTGAGGAAGAATTAGGCATAACGCTGTTTATCCGCGGAAATCGTGCTATTACCTTAACAGAAGATGGGGTTTACTTGGCAAATCGCGCGAAGGAGATTTTATCTTTAGTCGAATTAACAACTTCGAACTTGCTACAAAATGAAACAATTAGTGGGAAAATAACGATAGGTGCTGGGGAAACGAGAGGTTTTGAGTTTATTGGTAGTGTCATTCATCAGCTGAGAGAAATACATCCCGAGATTACGTTTCAACTACATAGTGGTAACGCCGACGATGTTTTAGAAAAAATTGAGCACGGGCTGCTGGATTTTGGGTTGGTCATTAATCCTGTTGAAATGCAGGCATACGAATATTTGCAGCTTTCTTTAGTAGACAGATGGGGAGTTTTAGTAAATACAGCCCATCCTTTAGCGCAAAAAAAAGTTATAACTCCCGGTGATATTCAAAAAAATCCAATAATGGCTTCGAATCAATCTTTCGTGGATAATCAACTAGCAAGTTGGTTAGGAGAACATTTCGAACAATTGAATGTGATTGGTAGATATAATTTGCTTTATAATGCCTCGCTTTTAGCTAAAGAAAATATTGCCAGTATTCTTTGTATCGATGGCATTATAAACACGGACAATACAAATTTGAAATTCATTCCTTTTTCGCCGCCCCTAACTGCTGGAATAAGCATTGTTTGGAAAAAGAATCCCACTTTTTCGAGCGCAGCGAAGGAATTTTTGCGGTTGATAGAAAAAGAAATGACAAAATAA
- a CDS encoding PTS sugar transporter subunit IIA has protein sequence MEVKDILTKELVVFDLEATTKETAIEEMAEMLNEQGVLADKATYVQAVLEREAHSTTGIGNNIAIPHGKSESVTKSAIVFARTKAMIEWESLDDEPVNMIFLLAITDSDKTDGHLKILAEIATKLMDDDIVENLKSTRDQEEVIRILNGGVVEI, from the coding sequence ATGGAAGTAAAAGATATTTTAACCAAAGAATTAGTCGTTTTTGATTTAGAAGCGACAACCAAAGAAACAGCAATTGAAGAAATGGCAGAAATGTTGAATGAACAGGGCGTTTTAGCAGATAAAGCGACTTATGTTCAAGCCGTTTTGGAACGAGAAGCACATTCAACAACTGGAATAGGTAATAACATTGCCATCCCACACGGAAAAAGTGAAAGTGTCACGAAATCGGCCATCGTTTTTGCAAGAACGAAAGCCATGATTGAATGGGAATCGCTTGATGACGAACCAGTAAACATGATTTTCTTGCTGGCAATTACGGATTCCGACAAAACAGACGGTCATTTAAAAATCCTTGCTGAAATTGCGACGAAACTAATGGACGATGATATTGTTGAGAATTTAAAAAGTACAAGAGATCAAGAAGAAGTTATTCGAATTTTAAATGGAGGCGTAGTAGAGATATGA
- a CDS encoding PTS fructose transporter subunit IIB — translation MKRKIIAVTACATGVAHTYMAAQALKKGAKKMGNLIKVETQGATGIENELTEKDVNIGEVVIFAVDTKVRNKERFDGKVVLEVPVSAPIKDAEKVINAALALIDEK, via the coding sequence ATGAAACGTAAAATTATCGCAGTAACCGCATGTGCGACAGGAGTAGCACACACATATATGGCAGCACAAGCCCTTAAAAAAGGCGCGAAAAAAATGGGAAACCTCATTAAAGTAGAAACACAAGGCGCGACAGGAATTGAAAATGAATTAACCGAAAAAGACGTAAATATTGGTGAAGTAGTCATTTTCGCAGTAGATACTAAAGTACGTAATAAAGAACGTTTTGACGGTAAAGTCGTGCTGGAAGTTCCAGTAAGCGCACCGATTAAAGATGCAGAAAAAGTAATCAACGCAGCTCTTGCGTTAATTGACGAAAAATAA
- a CDS encoding type I toxin-antitoxin system Fst family toxin, with the protein MILFFSSLIAPIFVGITLATYKYWLEHRSDKKHK; encoded by the coding sequence ATGATTCTATTTTTTTCCAGTCTTATTGCTCCGATTTTTGTAGGAATTACTTTAGCTACCTACAAATATTGGTTAGAACATCGTAGTGATAAAAAACATAAGTAG
- a CDS encoding BglG family transcription antiterminator, whose protein sequence is MKAVTKMIANREKNIIQFLMKTGQTRVGTIANHLGLSEKTVSNSLKEIDVFLKDFDMTVVRKPKIGVYIEGDNNAFAEVNRFLDNQVSQIPSTKEERVIYIFSKLLKADDYITIHQLADELYISRGTIEKNMVEVTKMLEKEGITLYKKPSKGMKLLISEREKRALTSKFITNFWGNNWYLKQEGEKVLQAFDTIQADVTGIFPEEGLKEIIAIVQEFSERHDFTFTDYAFQSIVIHLAIAVERIREGEYVENVESDPMKDVFESQRNNTEILVGMLEERLDIKIPAFEVGYIQLHLTAAYNQQHDELLVNTPPQEDDVADFVSRCLAEGNYDKGLLEDLTTHMKSAINRLKLGMHFKNPYLSKIKQNFPQAFEEALYFKAKFEQKYDVQVNEDETAYIALHFEAYKERSRSFPDQIRVVLVCSTGLGSSRLLAARIKKYFPMITIEKILSVQALMETEVDVDLVISTIYLELEDIPSIVVSPMMSKADLQQVESQIERTRRKKKKRSQPFVDLIKPKTIFAKLDVATMEEAIAEIGDKLVEQGIAKPGIVESALKREALSFTSFEEMATPHADPALINESRIVIATLKHPVKWGLVDVDKIFFIALAEQNGINLDAMYEQFYKYIDNKKWLEKLTQLKSAAEIYEHLLKDGM, encoded by the coding sequence ATGAAAGCGGTAACGAAAATGATTGCAAATCGCGAAAAAAATATCATTCAGTTTCTAATGAAGACAGGTCAAACACGTGTTGGAACTATCGCGAATCATCTCGGACTTTCAGAAAAAACTGTCTCAAATTCACTGAAGGAAATCGATGTTTTTCTAAAGGACTTTGATATGACGGTTGTCCGTAAACCAAAAATCGGTGTGTATATTGAAGGCGATAATAATGCTTTTGCCGAAGTTAATCGATTCCTAGATAACCAAGTCAGCCAAATCCCATCAACGAAAGAAGAGCGGGTTATCTACATTTTCAGTAAATTGCTTAAAGCAGATGACTATATCACGATTCATCAACTTGCAGACGAACTTTACATTAGTCGGGGCACGATTGAGAAAAACATGGTTGAAGTGACGAAAATGCTGGAAAAAGAAGGCATCACTTTGTACAAGAAACCTAGTAAAGGTATGAAGTTGCTGATTAGTGAGCGAGAAAAACGTGCCTTAACATCGAAATTCATTACTAATTTTTGGGGTAACAACTGGTATTTAAAGCAAGAAGGCGAAAAAGTGCTCCAAGCATTCGATACGATTCAGGCCGATGTTACTGGGATTTTTCCGGAAGAAGGCTTGAAAGAAATCATTGCGATTGTTCAAGAATTCAGCGAGCGTCATGATTTTACTTTTACAGATTATGCGTTTCAGTCAATTGTGATTCACCTTGCGATTGCGGTAGAGCGAATTCGCGAAGGTGAGTATGTGGAAAACGTTGAGAGCGACCCGATGAAAGATGTGTTTGAGTCACAGCGTAACAACACGGAAATTCTTGTTGGCATGTTGGAAGAGCGTTTGGATATTAAAATTCCAGCATTTGAAGTTGGCTATATTCAACTTCATTTAACGGCTGCTTATAATCAACAACATGATGAGCTGCTCGTTAATACTCCGCCGCAAGAGGACGATGTCGCTGATTTTGTCAGTCGGTGTTTAGCGGAAGGAAATTACGATAAGGGCTTGCTTGAAGACCTGACAACGCATATGAAATCCGCAATTAATCGTTTAAAACTTGGTATGCATTTTAAAAATCCGTACCTCAGCAAAATTAAGCAAAACTTTCCCCAAGCGTTTGAAGAAGCGCTTTACTTTAAAGCAAAATTTGAACAAAAGTACGATGTGCAAGTGAACGAAGATGAGACGGCGTACATTGCGCTACATTTTGAAGCATACAAAGAAAGAAGTCGCTCTTTCCCCGACCAAATTCGAGTGGTTCTTGTATGCAGTACAGGGCTCGGTTCATCGAGATTACTCGCAGCTAGAATTAAAAAATATTTTCCAATGATTACGATTGAAAAAATACTGTCTGTTCAGGCGTTAATGGAAACCGAAGTCGATGTGGATTTAGTCATTAGTACAATCTACCTCGAACTAGAGGACATTCCGAGCATTGTTGTAAGCCCGATGATGAGTAAGGCGGATTTGCAACAAGTCGAAAGCCAAATCGAACGAACGAGACGCAAGAAAAAGAAACGCAGCCAACCATTTGTTGATTTAATTAAGCCAAAAACCATTTTTGCGAAGTTGGATGTTGCGACGATGGAAGAAGCGATTGCGGAAATTGGCGACAAATTGGTGGAGCAGGGCATTGCTAAGCCAGGTATCGTGGAAAGTGCGCTGAAAAGAGAGGCGCTATCGTTCACTTCTTTTGAAGAAATGGCGACACCACACGCGGATCCAGCGTTAATCAATGAATCGCGCATTGTCATCGCGACACTGAAACACCCAGTGAAATGGGGCTTGGTCGATGTGGATAAAATCTTTTTTATCGCTTTGGCAGAACAAAATGGTATTAATTTAGACGCGATGTACGAACAATTTTATAAATATATTGATAATAAAAAATGGCTAGAAAAGCTGACGCAACTAAAAAGTGCCGCAGAAATTTATGAGCATTTGTTAAAGGATGGGATGTAA